A genomic stretch from Petrimonas mucosa includes:
- a CDS encoding metallophosphoesterase family protein has product MDRRFFIEKTALAAGAFLLSRKIESANRLQNLVDDKPQLKLSYNNDRKFKIVQFTDIHWKSAVPQSQEAVDCMNNVLDIEKPDLIFYTGDHVTGEPVAEGIDAILEPAVTHNIPFAVVLGNHDDELSMDRKAIYNQIRNLPGNLTSRVEGITGTTNFAIPIYQSSSERIMTVLYGFDSNRDSIESDQVNWYNKTSKEFTKINKENPIPSLAFFHIPLPEFREAIVDLDARFYGTRKEKVACASRNTGLFNAFKKNGDVMAVIVGHDHLNDYVVCWKEIMLCYGRVTGSRKTSHYNHPDGSNGARVIELTEGERGFESWIRLRTGEKIKPFIYPFDFIDK; this is encoded by the coding sequence ATGGATAGAAGATTTTTCATTGAAAAAACTGCGCTGGCTGCAGGAGCGTTTCTATTAAGCAGAAAGATCGAGTCAGCAAATAGATTGCAAAATCTTGTTGATGATAAGCCGCAACTGAAATTATCGTACAATAATGATCGGAAATTTAAAATTGTCCAATTTACAGATATCCATTGGAAATCAGCTGTTCCCCAATCTCAGGAAGCGGTTGATTGCATGAATAATGTTCTAGATATCGAAAAGCCCGATTTGATTTTTTACACTGGCGATCATGTAACCGGCGAGCCAGTTGCCGAAGGGATTGACGCCATCCTGGAGCCGGCGGTAACCCATAATATTCCATTTGCAGTTGTCCTGGGAAATCACGATGATGAACTAAGCATGGATCGTAAAGCAATCTACAACCAGATCAGAAATTTACCTGGAAACCTTACCAGTAGAGTTGAAGGGATTACAGGTACAACCAATTTTGCTATCCCCATTTACCAGTCGAGCAGTGAACGGATAATGACAGTGCTCTATGGTTTTGACAGCAATAGGGACTCCATTGAATCAGATCAGGTAAACTGGTACAACAAAACCAGCAAAGAGTTCACAAAAATCAACAAAGAGAATCCGATTCCTTCTCTTGCCTTTTTCCACATTCCCCTGCCAGAGTTCAGGGAGGCAATTGTCGATCTGGATGCACGCTTCTATGGCACCCGAAAAGAGAAGGTTGCATGTGCCAGCCGAAATACAGGCCTCTTCAATGCTTTTAAGAAAAATGGCGACGTTATGGCTGTTATTGTCGGCCACGATCATTTGAACGATTATGTAGTTTGCTGGAAAGAGATTATGCTCTGCTATGGTCGCGTTACCGGCAGCAGAAAAACATCACACTACAATCATCCCGATGGGAGTAATGGAGCTCGTGTCATTGAACTCACTGAAGGTGAAAGAGGTTTCGAGAGTTGGATACGCCTGCGAACCGGCGAAAAAATCAAACCTTTTATTTACCCTTTTGATTTCATTGATAAATAA
- a CDS encoding glycoside hydrolase family 97 protein: MKRIYFILVFFILWGVCLRASVSKIVSPDGRLALHIFVEKEVSVELFADNLTIFRIENIRLETEERVIPSEKARVKRIRKRAVDNLVQPVIKEKQAEIPDKYNEVTIEFTDNSKLEFRLYSDGFAYRYILDLPGELRIKNDIANFLFDENAILTYQKDNNPNSDYEKPYLTTSIHDMEINDMGNLPALVKSGAGKFILFMEADSKDYPVMWIKKRQEGLTTHYWGVPTGYNEKGNRFNRKSTTGNGDFIADIKAPRSLPWKVFAFADKEIGLLTNQMVYLLGDECKIADTSWIRPGWVTFDWWSRRGIYNVDFKAGINTETAKYMVDFAHDFNMNYFMLDDGWTLGEDLTQTIPGLNMEEVVSHARSKNVDLILWVPYALFDEQMDKALEQFQRWGIKGVKIDFINRSDQEAVNFYWKAAEKCAQYKMIINFHGAYRPDGLRRAYPNVLTREALIEFEYNGINGWDNPDHHCTLPFIRNVAGPMDYIPGTMNNATKQDFRVNGDKPMGQGTRAHSIAMAVVMQSPLQMVPDAQPLYYNNMECTRFLAGIPVEWDETVPLDARIGDYVALARRRGRVWYVAAITDWDPRNISINFDFLEPGKVYVMEVIKDGVNADKTAVDYKRERKRGIRRGDSVAIEMVSGGGWIAKLEEE, translated from the coding sequence ATGAAAAGGATTTACTTTATACTTGTTTTTTTTATCTTATGGGGAGTATGTTTGAGAGCTTCTGTATCAAAAATTGTTTCTCCGGACGGACGGTTGGCATTGCATATATTTGTGGAGAAAGAGGTCTCCGTTGAACTCTTTGCTGACAACTTAACGATTTTTAGGATAGAGAATATCCGATTGGAAACAGAAGAGAGAGTGATTCCATCAGAAAAAGCGAGGGTAAAAAGGATCAGGAAGCGAGCGGTCGACAATCTTGTCCAGCCGGTTATTAAAGAGAAACAGGCAGAAATCCCGGATAAGTATAATGAGGTAACAATTGAATTTACCGATAATAGCAAATTAGAGTTCAGGTTGTACAGTGACGGATTTGCCTACCGTTACATCCTCGACCTGCCTGGAGAATTGAGAATTAAAAATGATATTGCCAATTTTCTCTTTGACGAGAACGCAATCCTTACATATCAAAAGGATAACAATCCCAATAGCGACTACGAAAAGCCTTATCTGACAACCTCCATCCATGACATGGAGATCAATGATATGGGCAATCTGCCTGCTCTCGTGAAGAGTGGAGCGGGCAAATTTATCCTCTTCATGGAGGCTGACAGCAAGGATTATCCTGTCATGTGGATAAAAAAGAGGCAGGAGGGGTTGACGACCCATTATTGGGGCGTCCCAACAGGTTATAACGAAAAGGGAAATCGATTCAATAGAAAGAGCACTACAGGAAACGGTGATTTTATTGCTGATATAAAGGCTCCCCGCAGCCTACCCTGGAAAGTTTTTGCTTTTGCCGATAAGGAGATCGGGTTGTTGACAAATCAGATGGTCTATTTATTGGGCGATGAATGCAAAATAGCCGATACATCATGGATAAGACCGGGATGGGTTACATTCGACTGGTGGTCGCGTCGCGGTATCTACAATGTCGACTTTAAAGCAGGAATAAATACCGAGACAGCGAAATATATGGTCGATTTTGCACATGACTTTAATATGAACTATTTCATGCTTGATGATGGTTGGACCTTGGGAGAGGATCTCACCCAAACCATCCCAGGGTTAAACATGGAGGAGGTGGTCAGCCATGCAAGATCAAAAAATGTAGATCTCATTCTCTGGGTACCCTATGCTCTTTTTGATGAACAGATGGATAAAGCATTAGAACAATTTCAAAGATGGGGTATTAAAGGTGTAAAGATAGATTTTATCAATCGTTCTGATCAGGAAGCGGTCAATTTCTATTGGAAAGCTGCTGAAAAATGTGCACAGTACAAAATGATTATCAATTTCCATGGTGCATATCGTCCTGATGGTTTACGCCGTGCCTATCCCAATGTATTGACAAGGGAGGCGCTCATTGAATTTGAATATAATGGTATAAATGGTTGGGATAATCCGGATCACCACTGTACATTGCCGTTTATTCGGAATGTGGCTGGCCCGATGGATTATATTCCAGGGACGATGAATAATGCAACAAAACAGGATTTCAGAGTAAACGGGGATAAACCGATGGGGCAGGGAACCAGAGCCCATTCAATCGCAATGGCTGTTGTGATGCAGAGTCCCCTGCAGATGGTTCCTGATGCGCAACCGTTGTACTACAATAACATGGAGTGTACAAGGTTTCTAGCTGGGATACCTGTTGAATGGGATGAAACAGTCCCCCTGGATGCAAGGATTGGAGATTATGTGGCCCTTGCAAGGAGGAGAGGTCGTGTATGGTATGTCGCAGCCATAACAGATTGGGATCCAAGAAATATATCGATTAATTTTGATTTTCTTGAACCGGGAAAAGTGTATGTCATGGAGGTAATTAAAGATGGTGTCAATGCTGACAAGACAGCTGTTGATTATAAAAGGGAGAGAAAGAGAGGTATCAGGCGAGGGGATAGTGTAGCCATCGAGATGGTTTCCGGGGGAGGTTGGATCGCAAAGCTCGAAGAGGAATAG
- a CDS encoding glycoside hydrolase family 97 C-terminal domain-containing protein, translating into MKRTIPLILMLLLTCGAIDAEKKYGISSHDGQLTAEITVGKHLSRSLFRDGANAHRKGSDFKSEMRDVKSDDTLKLYLAPDGGFAIKLRKK; encoded by the coding sequence ATGAAAAGGACAATTCCACTCATTCTGATGCTCTTGCTTACGTGTGGAGCAATTGATGCAGAGAAAAAATATGGCATCTCATCGCACGACGGGCAACTGACCGCCGAGATAACCGTGGGGAAGCATCTCTCCCGGAGCCTGTTCCGCGACGGTGCGAACGCTCACCGGAAAGGCAGCGACTTCAAAAGTGAGATGCGCGACGTCAAGTCGGATGACACCCTCAAGCTCTATCTAGCCCCGGATGGCGGATTCGCAATTAAACTTCGAAAAAAATAA
- a CDS encoding BT0820 family HAD-type phosphatase — MIIAIDFDGTIVEHAYPKIGKPIPFAIETLKMLQNDGHQLILWTVREGKLLQEALDYCYQNGITFFAVNANYPEEKRENSPRKLMADLFIDDRNLGGLPDWGIIYQIVQATARGENNFGLFSGNQSEPEKRGFWSWFK; from the coding sequence ATGATCATAGCTATTGATTTTGACGGCACAATTGTCGAACATGCCTATCCGAAAATCGGCAAGCCCATTCCCTTTGCGATTGAAACTCTCAAGATGCTGCAGAATGACGGTCACCAGCTTATCCTCTGGACCGTGCGCGAAGGAAAACTGCTGCAGGAGGCGCTCGATTATTGCTATCAGAATGGCATAACCTTCTTCGCGGTGAATGCGAACTACCCTGAAGAGAAGCGGGAAAACTCCCCTCGCAAATTGATGGCGGATCTGTTTATTGACGATCGTAATCTGGGAGGACTTCCCGATTGGGGGATCATCTACCAGATAGTGCAGGCTACTGCAAGGGGAGAGAACAACTTTGGCCTCTTCAGCGGGAACCAGTCAGAACCTGAAAAGCGAGGTTTCTGGAGCTGGTTCAAATAG
- a CDS encoding DUF4091 domain-containing protein: MKITKTVPRHGLAALLGLSIFATMACNGGGAQKVCATFEEMKDPTADTLSDWSNVTPGLHASVISIDEKFPKSVAPQVTPVNNIELSAWKGEKVSAQLLLWTAEDVSQVECRFSNLVSEGNTLPATVAQARFVRYVMTDEFGPGCGRRKPGDFPASLAPDMLDNLECFNLEAKTARPVWLTISVPSDALAGNYRGKVTIYAKGKRNRDFDISLEVVDRLLPQPSEWSYHLDLWQHPSAVARMHQLELWSDAHFEKMRPLMQMLANAGQKVITATLNMDPWNNQCHDPYADMIIWTKNKDQSWSFDYTVFDRWVEFMMGLGIDKMINCYSLLTWNNRLHYNDMAKGELVTVELKAQSAEYEELWSVFLKDFTRHLREKGWLEKTNIAMDERGPADMKAALRVLERYAPELGVSLADNHKSYQEYPWIKDICVGAGNEVSREEIEARRAKGLITTYYVCCSDRFPNTFTFSQPAEAVYAAWYSVALDFDGFLRWSYNSWVEDPLTDSRFRTWPAGDTYIVYPDARSSIRFERLVEGIQDAEKIRILRKVYAAENSPESKEKLEQLEEAIAGFATLEPAPDWNDRLNNAKRLLNSK; encoded by the coding sequence ATGAAAATCACAAAAACAGTTCCCCGGCATGGCCTTGCCGCACTGCTTGGCCTGTCGATCTTCGCCACCATGGCGTGCAATGGAGGAGGTGCACAAAAGGTGTGTGCCACATTCGAAGAGATGAAAGATCCAACAGCAGATACCCTGTCGGACTGGTCAAACGTAACCCCGGGCCTACACGCTTCGGTTATCTCCATTGATGAGAAGTTTCCCAAATCTGTGGCTCCGCAGGTTACTCCCGTTAACAACATAGAGCTCTCCGCATGGAAGGGGGAGAAAGTCTCCGCACAACTGCTGCTTTGGACTGCCGAGGATGTCAGCCAGGTAGAGTGCCGGTTCAGCAACCTTGTATCGGAAGGGAATACGCTCCCCGCAACAGTGGCACAGGCACGGTTCGTCAGGTACGTCATGACCGACGAGTTTGGTCCCGGCTGTGGACGGCGCAAACCTGGAGATTTCCCGGCTTCGCTTGCACCCGACATGCTGGACAATCTGGAGTGCTTTAACCTGGAGGCAAAAACCGCAAGGCCGGTGTGGCTCACAATATCTGTTCCATCCGATGCTCTTGCCGGAAATTATAGAGGCAAAGTGACCATCTACGCCAAGGGGAAGAGAAATAGGGATTTCGACATCAGTCTGGAAGTGGTAGACCGGTTGTTACCCCAACCGTCGGAATGGAGCTATCACCTCGACCTGTGGCAGCACCCCTCGGCCGTGGCCCGGATGCACCAGCTTGAACTCTGGAGCGACGCCCACTTCGAAAAGATGAGACCGCTGATGCAGATGCTGGCCAATGCAGGCCAGAAAGTGATTACCGCCACCCTGAACATGGATCCGTGGAACAACCAGTGCCATGACCCTTACGCAGACATGATCATCTGGACAAAAAACAAGGATCAGAGCTGGAGTTTCGACTATACCGTTTTCGACCGTTGGGTGGAATTCATGATGGGACTGGGCATTGACAAGATGATCAACTGCTATTCGCTCCTCACCTGGAATAACCGGCTCCACTACAACGACATGGCGAAAGGAGAACTGGTTACCGTGGAGCTGAAAGCGCAGTCTGCCGAATATGAGGAGCTCTGGAGTGTATTCCTCAAAGATTTCACCCGGCACCTCCGGGAAAAGGGGTGGCTCGAAAAGACCAATATTGCCATGGACGAACGGGGACCCGCCGACATGAAGGCTGCCCTCCGGGTATTGGAGCGTTATGCTCCGGAACTGGGGGTGTCGCTGGCCGATAACCACAAGAGCTACCAGGAGTATCCCTGGATCAAGGATATCTGCGTAGGTGCCGGCAATGAGGTCAGCCGTGAAGAGATCGAAGCGCGGAGAGCAAAAGGCTTGATCACCACATACTATGTCTGCTGCTCCGACAGGTTTCCCAATACCTTTACCTTCTCCCAGCCGGCCGAAGCGGTCTATGCCGCCTGGTATTCGGTTGCCCTCGACTTCGACGGATTCCTGCGCTGGTCATACAATTCATGGGTAGAGGATCCGCTGACCGACTCCCGTTTCAGGACATGGCCGGCCGGCGATACCTATATTGTCTATCCCGACGCCCGGAGCTCCATCCGCTTTGAACGGCTGGTTGAAGGAATCCAGGACGCGGAGAAGATCCGGATACTGCGGAAAGTCTACGCCGCCGAAAACAGCCCCGAATCTAAGGAGAAACTGGAGCAACTGGAAGAGGCAATTGCCGGATTTGCAACATTGGAACCTGCTCCCGACTGGAACGATAGATTGAACAACGCCAAGAGATTGTTGAATTCCAAATAA
- a CDS encoding glycoside hydrolase family 2 TIM barrel-domain containing protein, which produces MKKISIFLSICLAYGLATAQEQADRYTEITDAKLVHINRLQPRSTFYTFNSLKDAMNAPFSSKGSNVVLLNGTWKFHYTDNFNERPKEGFQDTDFDDSRWNDIRVPGNWETEGFGVPIYVNTTYEFTSPGHAPYWDRPNPPFVPEEFNPTGTYRKTFTLPDNWQGKEIILVAEATRGAAYYYLNGKFVGMNKQGKLPARFNVTEQAQTGENVLAVQIHRWSSGSYLECQDFWRLSGFDRDVYLYARPKLHLADIFAKPELDENYTDGLFSLDVTVASPEQDRSPFTVTYTLLDEDGKKVAGGSHADTDSGKAPTSLRFEKAFQNVSFISFKQTVPGVKKWSAETPHLYTLNLELKDETGTSVEATSLKIGFRKVEIKNRQFLVNGQPVLLKGVNLHEHDEYTGHYVTEELMRKDFELFRRYNVNAVRTSHYPQQEMFYRLADEYGIYVIDEANIESHGMGYSLRTGGTLGNNPLFLEDHLSRTIGMVERDKNHPCVITWSLGNEAGNGYNFYETYRWIKSRDLSRPVQYERAEMEWNSDIFAPMYADPDEIERFANDPSSDRPLILCEYAHAMGNSLGNFTEYWEIIRRYPLLQGGFIWDWVDQGLVKHDEKGNRFWAYGADFGPKGTPSSGNFCINGMVFPDRSVKPQTEEMRKVYQNIWFRNFNPQDGSVEIFNEHFFTDLKPYRFTFSIKSAGKELGRGTLNVEAAPQQTVKTTIPGWTRYAGKKEQLTVTFSVIQKEEERLIPAGWVVARDQFVINNPPVLRMDNPKAAKIEETGKSIIVSGRRYKAIFDKQSGLLTSYQIDGTEYINEGVGPRPFFWRAPNDNDYGARLPKRLSAWREASYREPVAENLRITQGETTTISYRYNYPEVGAINEVTYTLYDNGTIHISNQFDASASKTELIPRIGMRMQLTGKLVQADYYGRGPWENYADRKSSTFLDRYSSPVSEMVTRYILPQENGHHTDTRWLALTQKSGKGLLFVSDDLFEFNVSNYLLETVSNGESLNNDAPAGTAPRNKHINDYRPSDLVDLFIDQRMQGLGGNNSWGKLPLEKYLIRPGKSKVTYGFTLIPIGNRREIDRHFGFSEKK; this is translated from the coding sequence ATGAAAAAGATTTCGATTTTCCTATCAATTTGCCTTGCCTACGGATTGGCAACCGCTCAGGAGCAGGCAGACCGGTATACAGAGATTACCGACGCTAAACTTGTGCATATAAACCGATTACAACCAAGATCCACCTTCTACACCTTCAACAGCCTGAAGGATGCGATGAATGCTCCATTCTCTTCAAAAGGCAGCAATGTGGTATTGTTGAATGGCACCTGGAAGTTCCATTATACCGACAATTTTAATGAACGCCCGAAGGAGGGTTTCCAGGATACCGATTTTGATGACAGCCGTTGGAACGATATCCGCGTGCCGGGCAATTGGGAGACAGAGGGTTTTGGTGTCCCAATTTATGTGAATACCACCTATGAGTTCACTTCGCCGGGACACGCCCCTTACTGGGACAGACCCAATCCGCCATTCGTGCCTGAAGAGTTCAATCCCACGGGCACTTACAGGAAAACATTTACCCTGCCGGACAACTGGCAGGGGAAGGAGATCATCCTGGTTGCCGAAGCGACAAGAGGGGCAGCCTACTACTACCTGAACGGCAAGTTTGTGGGTATGAACAAACAGGGTAAGCTGCCGGCACGTTTCAATGTGACGGAACAGGCTCAAACAGGAGAAAACGTGCTGGCGGTACAGATTCACCGCTGGAGCAGCGGCTCTTACCTGGAGTGCCAAGACTTCTGGCGGCTATCGGGATTTGACCGCGATGTCTACCTATATGCCCGACCGAAACTGCATCTGGCAGATATCTTCGCGAAGCCAGAACTCGATGAAAATTATACCGATGGCCTTTTCAGCCTGGATGTTACCGTAGCCTCTCCGGAGCAAGACAGAAGCCCTTTTACAGTAACCTACACCCTATTGGATGAAGATGGGAAAAAGGTGGCTGGAGGGTCCCATGCTGATACAGATTCGGGGAAAGCGCCTACTTCTCTCCGATTTGAAAAAGCCTTCCAAAATGTCTCATTTATCAGTTTCAAACAGACTGTCCCGGGGGTAAAAAAGTGGAGCGCCGAAACACCTCATCTCTACACGCTAAACCTGGAGCTGAAAGATGAAACGGGAACCTCCGTTGAGGCTACATCACTGAAGATCGGTTTTAGGAAGGTAGAGATCAAAAACCGCCAATTCTTGGTCAATGGGCAACCGGTGCTGCTGAAAGGAGTCAACCTGCACGAACATGACGAATATACCGGACATTACGTCACCGAAGAGCTGATGCGAAAAGATTTCGAACTGTTCCGGAGATACAATGTCAATGCAGTCCGTACCAGCCATTATCCACAACAGGAGATGTTTTACAGACTGGCCGACGAGTACGGCATCTATGTGATCGACGAGGCCAACATCGAGAGTCACGGGATGGGATACAGCCTCCGAACCGGGGGTACACTGGGAAATAACCCGCTCTTCCTTGAAGATCACTTGAGCCGCACCATCGGCATGGTGGAACGCGACAAGAACCATCCCTGCGTAATCACCTGGTCGCTGGGAAATGAGGCAGGCAACGGATACAATTTTTACGAAACCTACCGCTGGATCAAGAGTCGCGACCTCTCACGACCAGTACAGTATGAGCGGGCCGAGATGGAGTGGAACAGCGACATCTTCGCACCCATGTATGCCGACCCGGATGAGATAGAACGTTTCGCCAACGATCCCTCTTCAGACCGCCCACTTATTCTTTGCGAGTATGCCCATGCCATGGGGAACAGCCTGGGCAACTTTACCGAATATTGGGAGATCATCCGAAGATATCCGCTGTTGCAGGGTGGATTCATCTGGGACTGGGTCGACCAGGGTCTGGTGAAACATGACGAAAAGGGGAATCGTTTCTGGGCATATGGAGCCGACTTTGGGCCGAAAGGAACACCCAGTTCCGGGAACTTCTGTATCAACGGGATGGTCTTTCCCGACCGAAGCGTGAAACCTCAAACTGAAGAGATGCGCAAGGTATACCAGAATATCTGGTTCCGCAACTTTAATCCTCAAGATGGTTCCGTGGAAATCTTCAACGAACATTTCTTCACCGATCTTAAACCATACCGGTTCACTTTCAGTATCAAATCAGCAGGAAAAGAGTTGGGCAGGGGAACCCTGAATGTCGAAGCGGCGCCCCAACAAACCGTGAAGACTACAATTCCCGGTTGGACCCGCTATGCCGGGAAGAAAGAGCAGTTGACCGTCACCTTTAGTGTAATCCAGAAGGAAGAGGAAAGATTGATCCCTGCCGGCTGGGTAGTTGCCCGCGATCAGTTTGTGATCAATAATCCCCCCGTTCTCAGGATGGATAATCCCAAAGCTGCAAAAATTGAAGAGACCGGAAAATCAATCATTGTTAGCGGTCGACGCTACAAGGCAATCTTTGACAAACAGAGCGGCCTGCTCACCTCCTATCAGATTGATGGAACAGAATATATCAATGAAGGGGTCGGACCGCGTCCTTTCTTCTGGCGGGCGCCCAACGACAACGATTATGGTGCGCGGCTCCCTAAAAGACTCTCCGCATGGAGGGAGGCCAGCTACCGTGAACCCGTGGCGGAAAATCTGAGGATCACGCAAGGTGAAACAACAACAATCAGCTACCGTTACAACTATCCAGAAGTGGGTGCGATCAACGAAGTGACCTACACCCTCTACGATAACGGTACCATCCACATCAGTAACCAGTTTGATGCCTCTGCATCGAAAACTGAGTTGATACCCCGTATCGGCATGCGGATGCAGTTAACCGGAAAGCTGGTGCAGGCCGACTATTACGGTAGAGGACCCTGGGAAAATTATGCCGACAGGAAAAGTTCCACCTTCCTGGATCGCTACTCCTCCCCCGTCAGCGAAATGGTAACCCGGTACATTTTACCTCAGGAGAATGGACACCACACCGATACCCGTTGGCTGGCACTTACCCAGAAATCGGGTAAAGGGTTGCTATTTGTGTCGGACGACCTGTTCGAGTTCAATGTTTCAAACTATTTGCTGGAGACGGTAAGCAACGGTGAATCACTCAATAACGATGCTCCGGCAGGAACTGCCCCCCGGAACAAACATATCAACGATTACCGTCCGTCAGATCTGGTAGATCTCTTCATTGATCAGCGCATGCAGGGGCTTGGCGGAAACAACAGCTGGGGCAAGTTGCCACTGGAAAAATACCTGATCCGTCCAGGTAAGAGTAAAGTCACCTACGGTTTTACGCTGATTCCTATCGGAAACAGGAGAGAGATTGACCGTCATTTTGGTTTTAGCGAAAAAAAATAG
- a CDS encoding endonuclease/exonuclease/phosphatase family protein, whose protein sequence is MKRGVLPLSIILIALFCCGAQASAPYDGGRFPQRENTTRIMSFNIQHGRGMDGKVNIERIGKVILEVNPEVVGLQEVDSMINRSGNTDIIRMLSEQTGMYASFGYSILFNGGKYGNGVLTREKPVAVRKINLPGAEEARSALIVELKKYIVVNTHLSLTEEERVESVKIITEAVKDFDKPVFLVGDLNATPDSAPIQLLKTDWQILSDPKQHSYPSNNPNVTIDYILGYTANGETYAKYKAEVVNDPIASDHRPVYVDIRLKTPADQVMRTIPYLQNPGCDEMTIMWLTNVPAQGWVEFGTDSTNLQPVKNFLEGVMVANNKIHRVHLTGLHPGTKYYYRVVSQEITRYSSYYKEFGDTVRTELKSFTTWSDKQRDFRVIVYNDLHSNMAMFNKLHSLVEQKPYDLVIFNGDCFDDVEVEADIVNRLNSYTPRIKSDEVPSIFIRGNHETRGEYSLQLWNYLERINGRSYGAFSLGDTRFVLLDCGEDKPDDHPVYYGMNDFTQHRIDQADFLKEELKSVAFRKAKRRILIHHIPIFGVRADSFSPCSDLWVPVLRKAPFDISLNGHTHRFRVIDTGQAGNGFPVIIGGGNREPDGTVMILEKKGERLTVEVINAAGKILLFRTI, encoded by the coding sequence ATGAAAAGAGGAGTTCTTCCACTATCAATTATTCTAATCGCCCTATTTTGCTGTGGTGCACAAGCCTCCGCCCCATACGATGGCGGTCGTTTTCCCCAACGGGAAAACACCACCCGTATCATGAGCTTCAATATCCAGCACGGTAGGGGTATGGATGGAAAAGTGAATATTGAACGAATTGGGAAGGTGATCCTCGAAGTCAACCCTGAAGTGGTTGGATTACAGGAGGTGGACAGTATGATAAACCGGAGCGGCAATACCGACATTATCCGGATGTTATCAGAACAGACCGGAATGTATGCCTCTTTCGGGTATTCAATCCTCTTCAATGGAGGAAAATATGGGAACGGTGTATTGACCCGGGAGAAACCGGTAGCTGTAAGAAAGATTAATTTGCCTGGGGCAGAAGAGGCACGTTCAGCACTTATCGTAGAGCTGAAGAAGTATATAGTTGTAAACACGCATCTTTCTCTCACCGAAGAGGAGCGTGTGGAGTCGGTTAAGATCATTACGGAAGCGGTGAAGGATTTTGACAAGCCGGTCTTCCTGGTCGGAGATCTGAACGCTACTCCAGATTCTGCACCCATCCAACTGCTCAAAACCGACTGGCAAATACTTTCCGATCCTAAACAGCACTCCTATCCATCAAACAATCCGAACGTCACGATCGATTATATCTTAGGATATACCGCCAATGGCGAGACCTATGCCAAATACAAAGCGGAAGTGGTGAACGATCCGATCGCCTCCGATCACCGGCCGGTGTATGTGGATATCCGGCTCAAGACACCGGCCGATCAGGTGATGCGTACCATCCCCTATCTGCAGAATCCGGGGTGCGACGAGATGACGATCATGTGGCTCACCAATGTGCCTGCACAAGGCTGGGTGGAGTTCGGCACCGACAGTACGAACCTGCAACCTGTCAAGAACTTCCTCGAAGGGGTGATGGTGGCCAACAACAAGATCCACAGGGTACATCTGACCGGACTCCACCCGGGAACAAAGTACTACTACCGTGTGGTGTCGCAGGAGATCACCCGCTACTCCAGTTACTACAAGGAGTTCGGAGATACGGTAAGAACAGAGCTGAAATCGTTTACAACCTGGAGCGACAAGCAGCGGGATTTCCGTGTCATCGTCTACAACGATCTGCACAGCAACATGGCGATGTTCAACAAGCTCCACTCTCTGGTGGAGCAGAAACCATACGACCTGGTGATCTTCAACGGAGATTGCTTTGACGACGTCGAGGTAGAGGCCGATATCGTAAACCGGCTCAACAGCTATACCCCACGCATCAAAAGTGACGAGGTCCCCTCCATCTTTATCCGCGGAAACCACGAGACGCGCGGCGAATATTCACTCCAGCTGTGGAACTATCTGGAACGGATAAATGGACGCTCCTACGGTGCCTTCTCACTGGGAGACACCCGATTTGTCCTGCTCGATTGCGGTGAGGACAAACCCGACGACCATCCGGTCTATTATGGCATGAACGACTTCACCCAACACCGGATCGACCAAGCCGACTTCCTGAAGGAAGAGCTGAAGAGTGTCGCATTTCGCAAAGCAAAGAGGCGGATTCTGATTCACCATATCCCCATCTTCGGAGTGAGAGCCGACAGCTTCTCCCCCTGTTCCGACCTCTGGGTACCAGTACTCCGGAAGGCTCCGTTCGATATCTCACTCAACGGACACACCCACCGTTTTCGGGTAATCGATACCGGCCAGGCCGGCAACGGCTTCCCCGTCATTATCGGTGGAGGAAACCGGGAGCCCGACGGTACAGTGATGATACTTGAGAAGAAGGGGGAGAGGTTGACCGTTGAAGTAATCAATGCGGCCGGGAAAATATTGCTGTTCAGGACTATTTGA